A genomic segment from Epinephelus fuscoguttatus linkage group LG17, E.fuscoguttatus.final_Chr_v1 encodes:
- the LOC125904756 gene encoding sorting nexin-10A-like — protein sequence MESMLDNLSKNEFVSICVQDPRILKADPWHTHVDYEICLYTNSMCFRKKTSCVRRRYREFVWLRRCLGQNALIMDLPKLPPWNPFFSPKNTEQVLQRMRGLQQFLESVLQTPLLLSDSRLHLFLQSDLSITKIEKCAHGKSRYTVAEAIQRSSSGYISRLEDKASCDSDCESSSSSGLGLSVDTSVQESPIPFLECSDRDSELFRTPHPAHCNLTHSSCA from the exons ATGGAGAGTATGCTGGACAATCTCTCAAAAAAT gagTTTGTCAGCATTTGTGTTCAGGATCCAAGAATTCTCAAAGCTGACCCCTGGCACACACACGTCGACTACGAGATTTGTTTATAT ACTAACAGCATGTGCTTTCGAAAGAAGACTTCCTGTGTCAGGCGGCGTTACCGAGAGTTTGTTTGGCTGCGTCGTTGTCTGGGACAGAATGCTCTAATCAT GGACCTACCCAAGTTGCCGCCCTGGAACCCTTTCTTCAGTCCAAAGAACACAGAGCAGGTCTTGCAGAGGATGAGGGGCCTCCAGCAGTTTTTAGAAAG TGTTCTTCAGACACCTTTACTGTTATCGGACAGTCGACTCCATTTGTTCCTCCAGTCAGACCTCAGCATCACAAAGATAGAAAAGTGTGCTCATGGCAAGTCCAGGTACACTGTGGCTGAAGCCATACAGCGCTCCAGCAGCGGCTACATCAGCAGATTGGAGGACAAGGCCTCCTGTGACTCTGACTGTGAAAG CTCTTCTTCATCTGGCTTGGGACTGAGTGTGGACACTTCAGTGCAAGAAAGCCCCATCCCCTTCTTGGAGTGCTCGGACAGAGACTCAGAGCTGTTCAGAACTCCCCACCCTGCTCATTGCAACCTGACGCACAGCAGTTGTGCTTGA